The sequence CTTCAACCATTGGCGGTTTTCACGTCCTTTTCAGCATCTTCTGATTTTACCTGTGCCTGTTCAGCAAAGTCAGAAACTTCTTCTTTTACCTTTTCAAATTTTTCGGAAATGCTGTCGAGAAATTCATTGAATTTTTCTTTTAAGGAATCTGCA comes from Bacteroidales bacterium and encodes:
- a CDS encoding YtxH domain-containing protein encodes the protein MNSGKVLLGVLAGVAAGALLGVLFAPEKGSDTRKKISKKGEDYADSLKEKFNEFLDSISEKFEKVKEEVSDFAEQAQVKSEDAEKDVKTANG